In Triticum aestivum cultivar Chinese Spring chromosome 5B, IWGSC CS RefSeq v2.1, whole genome shotgun sequence, the following proteins share a genomic window:
- the LOC123117151 gene encoding probable glutathione S-transferase GSTF1 — protein MAPVKVFGSAAFTNVARVLVCLEEVSAEYEIVDVDFQSKEHKGPDHLARNPFGQVPAFQDGDLTRFQSRAISRYVLRKHRTDEVNLLREGDPKESALVDVWMDVEALSFDPIMHSVFYQHRVVPALGGTPDEKIIGESVEKLRKVLEVYEAQLTKHRYLAGDFLSLVDLSHFPETHYFMGMPYAAVFDAYPRVRAWLEELFARPAVKKVIALMAKDFN, from the exons ATGGCGCCGGTGAAGGTGTTTGGGTCGGCGGCGTTCACGAACGTGGCGCGGGTGCTGGTGTGCCTGGAGGAGGTCAGCGCCGAGTACGAGATCGTCGACGTCGACTTCCAATCCAAGGAGCACAAGGGCCCCGATCACCTCGCCAGAAAC CCGTTCGGCCAGGTCCCGGCGTTCCAGGACGGGGATCTCACGCGCTTCC AGTCCCGCGCGATCTCACGCTACGTGCTCCGGAAGCACAGGACCGACGAGGTCAACCTGCTGAGGGAAGGCGATCCCAAGGAATCGGCCCTCGTCGACGTCTGGATGGACGTGGAGGCGCTCAGCTTCGACCCCATCATGCACTCGGTGTTCTACCAGCACCGCGTCGTGCCGGCGCTGGGCGGGACGCCGGACGAGAAGATCATCGGCGAGAGCGTCGAGAAGCTGAGGAAGGTGCTGGAGGTGTACGAGGCCCAGCTGACCAAGCACAGGTACCTCGCCGGGGATTTCCTGAGCCTCGTGGACCTCAGCCATTTCCCCGAGACGCACTACTTCATGGGGATGCCGTACGCGGCGGTGTTCGACGCATACCCTCGTGTTAGGGCGTGGCTGGAGGAGCTGTTCGCTAGGCCCGCCGTCAAGAAGGTCATCGCGCTCATGGCCAAGGACTTCAATTAG